A window from Gossypium raimondii isolate GPD5lz chromosome 7, ASM2569854v1, whole genome shotgun sequence encodes these proteins:
- the LOC105802852 gene encoding leucine-rich repeat extensin-like protein 5, with protein sequence MVNMRFPNGQLSQGSKWVVLVFKVGFMGMMMMIMVPSVTSMEEIGTPSAGLLCISECSTCPVICSPPPAPPSKSFPPPSVSVHHTPPPDVPYFYYTPMSPQTPQHSPPPSVSVSPPPSPPRPPPSPPAPSSKGSPPPPFKYFYNEPSGQGPPTTPRQYPYPYPYYYYYSSKASSLSVLVSISAVVLLFFNAVLFYC encoded by the coding sequence atggtgaacATGAGGTTTCCAAATGGTCAATTATCCCAAGGAAGCAAATGGGTTGTATTGGTTTTCAAAGTAGGGTTCATggggatgatgatgatgatcatgGTTCCTAGTGTAACATCAATGGAAGAAATTGGGACACCATCAGCCGGTTTACTATGCATCAGTGAATGTTCAACATGCCCTGTCATTTGTTCTCCACCACCTGCGCCACCGTCGAAGTCGTTTCCGCCGCCCTCGGTGTCGGTTCATCACACGCCGCCACCGGATGTACCTTACTTTTACTACACACCAATGTCACCACAAACTCCCCAACACTCCCCACCACCATCGGTATCAGTCTCACCACCTCCATCTCCGCCACGGCCGCCTCCATCTCCACCGGCACCTTCCTCCAAGGGCAGTCCACCACCTCCTTTTAAGTACTTCTACAATGAGCCATCAGGTCAAGGGCCACCTACTACACCACGCCAGTACCCTTACCCTTACCcttattactattactattcATCCAAGGCCTCATCTCTATCTGTTCTAGTCTCTATCTCGGCTGTAGTGTTGTTGTTTTTCAATGCTGTGTTGTTTTATTGTTGA
- the LOC105802633 gene encoding NDR1/HIN1-like protein 13, which yields MSVFPSSKPAATTTAAPPPANGATAGPPAATTTATNGGATKSNLYNPTSRQPYRQPYNRRHHHRPRRNYCCCCCFWTILIILILALLVAIAGSILYVLYRPHRPSFTLASLRVHRLNLTTTADSASSHLSTLFNLTLSSKNPNSHLTFTYDPFTLSCVTSNNDVFIGNGTLPAFISNSKNETTFKGVVITTSSDLDADTVNNLRPDLKKKNGIPLKIEMDTKVTVKMDGLKSKKVGIRVTCDDIKGTVPKGKSPSVANVSGSKCKVDLRIKIWKWTF from the coding sequence ATGTCTGTCTTCCCTTCCTCTAAACCCGCCGCTACCACAACCGCCGCCCCGCCCCCCGCCAACGGCGCCACTGCCGGACCCCCAGCTGCTACAACAACTGCAACCAACGGTGGAGCAACAAAATCCAATCTCTACAACCCCACTTCTCGCCAACCTTACCGTCAGCCTTACAACCGCCGTCACCACCACCGTCCCCGCCGAAACtactgctgctgctgctgtttCTGGACCATCCTCATCATCCTTATCCTTGCCCTTTTAGTTGCCATAGCTGGTTCCATCCTTTACGTCCTTTACCGCCCTCACCGCCCTTCTTTCACCCTCGCTTCCCTCCGTGTCCACCGCTTAAACCTAACGACCACCGCCGATTCCGCCTCCTCCCATCTCTCAACCCTTTTCAACTTAACCCTTTCTTCCAAAAACCCAAATTCCCACCTCACCTTCACTTACGACCCATTCACCCTCTCATGCGTTACAAGTAACAACGATGTGTTTATAGGCAACGGCACATTGCCGGCGTTCATCAGTAACAGCAAAAACGAGACAACATTCAAGGGAGTTGTAATAACGACATCAAGTGATCTAGATGCCGACACCGTCAACAACTTGAGACCCgatctgaaaaagaaaaatgggatcCCGTTGAAAATTGAGATGGATACTAAAGTGACAGTGAAAATGGATGGATTGAAGAGCAAGAAAGTGGGGATTAGAGTTACGTGTGATGACATTAAAGGGACTGTGCCGAAAGGTAAGTCACCG